One window from the genome of Nicotiana tomentosiformis chromosome 5, ASM39032v3, whole genome shotgun sequence encodes:
- the LOC138891724 gene encoding uncharacterized protein yields MSSYKLVFGKVCHLPVELEHRALWALRQLNLDIEAADTSRVTELHEVDEFRYHAFESTRLYKERMKMMHDKNILERNFKPGDMVLLYNSRLRLFSGKLKSKWSGAFRVVEIHPIGDVEIAAENDSCTFRVNGNMLKHYLDMNDAKVVSVTHLLEPQMLSEP; encoded by the coding sequence ATGTCCTCGTATAAATTGGTGTTTGGGAAGGTGTGTCACTTACCAGTAgagttggagcatagagctttATGGGCACTGAGGCAGCTGAATCTAGATATAGAAGCTGCTGAtacaagtagagtcacagagtTGCACGAGGTTGATGAGTTTCGCTACCACGCTTTTGAGAGCACAAGACtatacaaggagagaatgaagatgatgcatgataaaaatattcttgagcggaATTTTAAACCCGGAGATATGGTATTGCTATACAATTCAAGACTGAGGTTATTTTCGGGCAAATTAAAGTCAAAATGGTCAGGAGCATTTCGTGTGGTAGAGATTCACCCTATTGGTGACGTAGAGATTGCTGCGGAAAATGACTCTTGcacgtttagagtcaatgggaacATGTTAAAACATTATTTGGACATGAATGATGCGAAAGTAGTGTCGGTGACTCATCTGCTGGAGCCACAAATGTTGAGCGAGCCTTAA